A part of Roseitalea porphyridii genomic DNA contains:
- a CDS encoding LacI family DNA-binding transcriptional regulator codes for MGHEKVTSSDVARLAGVSRSAVSRVFTPGASVSSKTAEKVREAAEKLGYRPNVLARSLITGRSRMIGLVVAYLENYFYPEALEKLSNALQAEGYHVLVFMASQTSDNIDQVLDEILDYQVDGIIMASVALSSELTARCQAAGVPVLLFNRSQDDAAVSAVTSDNLEGGRQVAQFLHAAGHRRFGHIAGWEGASTQRDRERGFFEGLRALGINGYERQVGNFHYEQACDAARRMFDRSDHPDALFAANDHMAFAAMDVLRFELGLSVPGDVSVIGFDDVPPAAWPAYDLTTVRQRANLMVERTVATLLKMIERPGETAEQHVLPAPLIVRGSARLPEDWDT; via the coding sequence ATGGGCCATGAGAAGGTGACATCGAGCGACGTGGCGCGGCTCGCCGGGGTCAGCCGGTCGGCCGTCAGCCGTGTTTTCACGCCGGGCGCGAGCGTGTCGTCCAAGACCGCCGAGAAGGTGCGGGAAGCGGCCGAAAAGCTCGGCTACCGGCCGAACGTGCTGGCCCGCTCGCTGATCACCGGCCGCAGCCGCATGATCGGGCTCGTCGTCGCCTATCTGGAGAACTACTTCTACCCCGAGGCGCTCGAGAAGCTGTCGAACGCGCTCCAGGCCGAGGGCTACCACGTCCTCGTCTTCATGGCCTCGCAGACGTCGGACAATATCGACCAGGTGCTCGACGAGATCCTCGACTACCAGGTCGACGGGATCATCATGGCGTCGGTGGCGCTGTCATCGGAACTGACCGCGCGCTGTCAGGCGGCGGGCGTGCCCGTCCTGCTCTTCAACCGCTCGCAGGACGATGCCGCAGTGTCGGCGGTGACCTCGGACAATCTCGAAGGCGGCCGGCAGGTCGCGCAGTTCCTGCACGCGGCCGGCCACCGCCGCTTCGGCCACATCGCGGGCTGGGAGGGCGCCTCGACGCAGCGGGACCGCGAGCGCGGGTTCTTCGAAGGCCTGCGCGCGCTCGGCATCAACGGCTACGAGCGGCAGGTCGGCAACTTCCACTACGAGCAGGCCTGCGATGCCGCGCGGCGCATGTTCGACCGCTCCGACCACCCCGATGCGCTGTTCGCCGCCAACGACCACATGGCGTTCGCCGCGATGGACGTGTTGCGCTTCGAACTGGGCCTTTCGGTCCCGGGCGATGTCTCGGTGATCGGCTTTGACGACGTACCGCCGGCGGCGTGGCCGGCCTACGACCTGACGACGGTGCGCCAGCGCGCCAACCTGATGGTCGAGCGCACCGTGGCGACGCTTCTGAAGATGATCGAAAGACCAGGCGAAACGGCCGAGCAGCATGTTCTTCCTGCGCCGCTGATCGTGCGCGGCTCCGCGCGCCTGCCCGAGGATTGGGACACATGA
- a CDS encoding ester cyclase has protein sequence MKADTDRHTAHKAALAPLRAALYDFTPNEARSALGALFAPDAPVRLAHPLGEMEGPEALYETAYARLATAWPDLERRDYIVMAGATEQGADWVGCGGYYTGTFVAPWLDIPPTGHQVAMRFHEFFRFEDGRVTEMQALWDIPEVMMQARAWPMAPSLGREWHVPGPATQDGLVPGPHDAVTSAASCRHVVDMLDAMKRHPGEGGPEVMEMERFWHAKMSWYGPSGIGTGRGIAGFRNWHQIPFLRGMPDRGRYVDEIVYHFFGDGDYVAVTGWPNMIQTVTDDGWMGIAPSGKRITMRSLDFWRIENGLIRENWVLVDLLDAYRQLGVDVFARLREFNKARSMAPIPFPVGEP, from the coding sequence ATGAAGGCCGATACCGATCGCCACACCGCCCACAAGGCGGCCCTGGCGCCGCTGCGGGCGGCGCTCTACGATTTCACGCCGAACGAAGCGAGATCGGCGCTCGGGGCGCTGTTCGCGCCCGATGCGCCGGTGCGGCTGGCCCATCCGCTTGGCGAGATGGAAGGACCCGAAGCCCTTTACGAGACGGCCTACGCGCGGCTTGCCACGGCCTGGCCGGACCTCGAGCGGCGCGACTACATCGTCATGGCCGGTGCGACCGAACAGGGCGCGGACTGGGTCGGCTGCGGCGGCTACTATACGGGCACCTTCGTTGCGCCATGGCTCGACATCCCGCCCACCGGCCATCAGGTCGCCATGCGCTTTCACGAGTTCTTCCGCTTCGAAGATGGCCGTGTCACCGAGATGCAGGCGCTGTGGGACATTCCCGAAGTGATGATGCAGGCCCGCGCCTGGCCGATGGCGCCCTCGCTCGGCCGCGAATGGCACGTGCCGGGGCCGGCGACACAGGACGGGCTGGTGCCGGGCCCGCACGATGCCGTCACAAGCGCGGCCTCTTGCCGGCATGTGGTCGACATGCTCGATGCGATGAAGCGCCATCCCGGCGAGGGCGGGCCCGAGGTGATGGAGATGGAACGCTTCTGGCACGCGAAGATGAGCTGGTACGGCCCGTCCGGGATCGGCACCGGGCGCGGCATCGCCGGCTTTCGCAACTGGCACCAGATCCCGTTCCTGCGCGGCATGCCCGACCGGGGGCGGTATGTCGACGAGATCGTCTATCACTTCTTCGGCGACGGTGACTATGTGGCCGTGACCGGCTGGCCGAACATGATCCAGACCGTCACCGATGACGGCTGGATGGGGATCGCGCCGTCGGGCAAGCGCATCACCATGCGCAGTCTCGATTTCTGGCGGATCGAGAACGGGCTGATCCGCGAGAACTGGGTTCTGGTGGACCTGCTTGACGCCTACCGCCAGCTTGGTGTCGACGTGTTCGCGCGGCTGCGCGAGTTCAACAAGGCCCGATCGATGGCGCCGATACCGTTTCCCGTCGGAGAACCCTGA
- a CDS encoding ester cyclase has product MSKTGETRRVIEAMVDGLNDHRIADMGEFFAESFRWMGNCGCGTKTGLPQFQDNWQRPFQAAFSDKVCVDEARLFMGEWAAAFGRQEATHSGRFMGLEPTGKRVEIRYMDFWKVVDGKIVDNWVMVDFPHVLAQLGVDVFGGEGWEAFDRGEKTPPQPDHGAGA; this is encoded by the coding sequence ATGTCCAAGACCGGCGAGACCCGCCGCGTCATCGAGGCGATGGTCGACGGTCTCAACGATCACCGCATCGCCGACATGGGCGAGTTCTTCGCAGAGAGCTTCCGCTGGATGGGCAATTGCGGTTGCGGCACCAAGACCGGTCTGCCGCAGTTCCAGGACAATTGGCAACGCCCGTTCCAGGCGGCGTTTTCCGACAAGGTCTGCGTCGACGAGGCGCGGCTGTTCATGGGCGAGTGGGCCGCCGCCTTCGGCCGGCAGGAGGCGACGCATTCGGGCCGCTTCATGGGGCTCGAACCGACGGGCAAGCGCGTGGAGATCCGCTACATGGACTTCTGGAAGGTCGTCGACGGAAAGATCGTCGACAACTGGGTGATGGTCGATTTTCCGCACGTTCTGGCGCAACTGGGCGTCGATGTCTTCGGCGGCGAGGGCTGGGAGGCGTTTGACCGCGGCGAGAAGACCCCGCCGCAGCCCGACCATGGAGCGGGGGCATGA
- a CDS encoding carbohydrate ABC transporter permease — protein sequence MATSKALQQPFSLRLTSASFLTLWCVIAAFPIVWIAVMSFKSPVDAFSANPLNVVFGPTTRADGNGLSILDIVTGLIVLIAAGRLAFSRLPKWVERLTPKGLAVIGWLVGAAAYAVAFLVVFFGILPIVLGALNPIAGPLGVPVLGLTTEHYYAVWIENGFWRNFQNSLIVTAGVVTISLTVGTLAGYGLARSGSSLAFWILIVALIFRALPHSVLVAGYLPVFINSAEILRPILGENAPTLYGQPLAVIAVLVAINQPFTIWMLRSFFQNIPNELDEAARVDGCTHFQAFRWVIMPVMWPGVITTGLFSFLLAYNDLLVTSLLLDAQNQTMVPAIAGYFNRETTTTDQVEAIAAAVSITAPLFLLVMIFQRQIVSGLTAGAVKG from the coding sequence ATGGCAACGTCGAAGGCTCTCCAGCAACCGTTCTCGCTGCGGCTCACATCCGCGTCCTTCCTCACCCTGTGGTGCGTGATCGCCGCCTTTCCGATCGTCTGGATCGCGGTGATGAGCTTCAAGTCGCCGGTGGACGCGTTTTCGGCCAACCCGCTGAACGTGGTGTTCGGTCCGACGACGCGCGCGGACGGCAACGGGCTTTCGATCCTCGATATCGTGACAGGGCTGATCGTTCTGATCGCCGCGGGTCGCCTTGCCTTTTCGCGGCTGCCGAAATGGGTCGAGCGTCTGACGCCGAAGGGATTGGCCGTGATCGGCTGGCTGGTCGGCGCGGCCGCCTACGCGGTCGCGTTCCTGGTCGTCTTCTTCGGTATCCTGCCGATCGTGCTTGGTGCGCTCAATCCGATCGCCGGTCCGCTCGGCGTCCCGGTGCTGGGTCTGACGACGGAGCACTACTATGCCGTGTGGATCGAGAACGGGTTCTGGCGCAACTTCCAGAACTCTCTGATCGTCACCGCCGGCGTGGTGACGATTTCGCTTACCGTCGGCACGCTGGCCGGCTATGGCCTTGCGCGGTCGGGCTCGAGCCTTGCCTTCTGGATCCTGATCGTCGCGCTGATCTTCCGCGCACTGCCGCATTCGGTGCTGGTGGCGGGTTATCTGCCGGTGTTCATCAATTCAGCCGAGATTCTGCGGCCGATCCTGGGCGAGAACGCGCCGACCCTTTACGGCCAGCCGCTGGCCGTCATCGCGGTGCTGGTGGCGATCAACCAGCCGTTCACGATCTGGATGCTGCGCTCGTTCTTCCAGAACATCCCGAACGAACTTGACGAGGCGGCCCGGGTCGATGGCTGCACGCATTTCCAGGCCTTTCGCTGGGTGATCATGCCGGTCATGTGGCCGGGCGTGATCACGACGGGCCTGTTCTCGTTCCTTCTGGCCTACAATGATCTTCTGGTGACATCGCTGCTGCTCGATGCGCAGAACCAGACCATGGTTCCGGCAATCGCCGGCTATTTCAACCGCGAGACGACCACGACCGACCAGGTCGAGGCCATCGCCGCCGCCGTCTCGATCACCGCGCCGCTGTTCCTTCTGGTGATGATCTTCCAGCGCCAGATCGTCAGCGGCCTGACCGCAGGAGCCGTCAAGGGATGA
- a CDS encoding carbohydrate ABC transporter permease, translated as MKFRTLAWFVGPSVVMMLLFIAFPLASVFLQSFQITQPVVETVEVETCTPGFLGQTCVTETKTTPVLDDNGNPLTTTEWVGLLSYARVLQLEQVGSAIASGAWNSILAIDFWKALRFTLTFTLVTLPLVIGLGLAIALAVNNAARSIRGQIIFVSLLPFIITPVIGALSIRWLFYGDGIITALMEDMFATDISVAANGWAIELLMMFYRVWHVAPFAFVIFYAGLQTVNQDTLESAIIDGASRFERLRYVVVPHLMPLIIFVALIHLMDAYRAFEEVVGFSSQAHRITLQWLTYDLLTPDDAGNRAISRASASAMLTMIGIVVLLIPLLRRTWRDHKGSAH; from the coding sequence ATGAAGTTCAGGACACTTGCGTGGTTCGTCGGGCCTTCGGTGGTGATGATGCTGCTGTTCATCGCCTTCCCGCTCGCCAGCGTCTTCCTTCAGAGCTTCCAGATCACGCAGCCGGTCGTCGAGACGGTCGAGGTCGAGACGTGCACGCCCGGCTTTCTGGGGCAGACCTGCGTGACCGAAACGAAGACCACCCCGGTCCTCGACGATAACGGCAATCCGCTCACGACGACCGAGTGGGTGGGCCTTTTGAGCTATGCGCGCGTGCTGCAGCTCGAGCAGGTGGGCTCGGCCATCGCCAGCGGAGCCTGGAACTCGATTCTCGCCATCGACTTCTGGAAGGCGCTGCGTTTCACGCTGACATTCACGCTCGTCACGCTGCCGCTCGTCATCGGCCTTGGTCTTGCGATCGCGCTCGCGGTCAACAACGCGGCCCGGTCGATCCGCGGTCAGATCATCTTCGTGTCGCTGCTGCCGTTCATCATCACGCCGGTGATCGGGGCGCTTTCGATCCGATGGCTGTTCTATGGCGACGGCATCATCACCGCCCTGATGGAAGACATGTTCGCCACCGACATCTCGGTTGCGGCGAACGGCTGGGCGATCGAACTGCTGATGATGTTCTATCGCGTCTGGCACGTGGCACCGTTCGCCTTCGTGATCTTCTACGCGGGCTTGCAGACGGTGAACCAGGACACGCTGGAAAGCGCGATCATCGACGGGGCGAGCCGGTTCGAACGGCTGCGCTATGTCGTCGTGCCGCATCTGATGCCGCTGATCATCTTCGTGGCGCTGATCCATCTGATGGATGCCTACCGCGCCTTCGAGGAGGTGGTCGGCTTTTCCTCGCAGGCCCATCGCATCACGCTGCAATGGCTGACCTATGACCTGCTGACGCCGGACGATGCGGGCAATCGTGCCATCAGCCGCGCCTCGGCCAGCGCCATGCTGACGATGATCGGCATCGTCGTCCTGCTGATCCCGCTGCTGCGTCGCACCTGGCGCGACCACAAGGGGAGTGCGCACTGA
- a CDS encoding ABC transporter substrate-binding protein: MKLKTLLMAGAVSLLATAGAQADCAFENDVPIKSLSAGFEAWKAVTDAMAECGNVEAELDQEFRTKQPAAFAANPSLYHIGGVSNGTVTPLLNEGTIRPLDDLVAEYGQDLAPNQLIKVDGQTMAIAMMVNTQHLMYRQDIFDELGIEVPTTWDEVLDAAARIEEADVVDYPLGATMMSGWNLAQDFNNMFLGFGGQFTDADSMPTVNTEAGMKALDMMKRMTEYMDPEYLVSDSTYVQQQFQQGKIAMANLWASRGAAMDDEAESQVVGKVNAAAAPLAMEGGAPATTLWWDGIVIARNIPDEEAEAAFRVAMEGLDTEMVQANSDDAIWLISGYEPNRLAQGAIATASADPAPQSYPSTSQMGLMHTALGNELPAFFTGERDAEATLAAVEEAYITAAKEAGLIE; this comes from the coding sequence ATGAAGTTGAAGACCTTGTTGATGGCCGGCGCGGTCTCGCTGCTGGCAACGGCCGGCGCGCAGGCCGATTGCGCGTTCGAGAACGACGTTCCGATCAAGTCGCTGTCGGCCGGTTTCGAGGCCTGGAAGGCCGTTACCGACGCCATGGCCGAATGCGGCAATGTGGAAGCGGAGCTGGACCAGGAGTTCCGCACCAAGCAACCGGCAGCCTTCGCCGCCAATCCCTCGCTCTATCACATCGGCGGGGTCTCCAACGGCACGGTCACGCCGCTTCTCAACGAGGGCACGATCCGCCCGCTCGACGATCTCGTCGCCGAGTACGGCCAGGATCTGGCGCCCAACCAGCTCATCAAGGTCGATGGCCAGACGATGGCGATCGCGATGATGGTGAACACGCAGCACCTGATGTATCGCCAGGACATCTTCGACGAACTCGGCATCGAGGTGCCGACGACCTGGGACGAGGTGCTCGACGCGGCCGCCAGGATCGAGGAAGCGGATGTGGTCGACTATCCGCTGGGCGCGACGATGATGTCGGGCTGGAACCTGGCGCAGGACTTCAACAACATGTTCCTGGGCTTTGGCGGCCAGTTCACGGACGCCGACTCGATGCCGACGGTGAACACCGAAGCCGGCATGAAGGCGCTCGACATGATGAAGCGCATGACCGAGTACATGGACCCCGAATATCTGGTCTCGGACTCGACCTACGTCCAGCAGCAGTTCCAGCAGGGCAAGATCGCCATGGCCAATCTGTGGGCCAGCCGCGGCGCAGCCATGGATGACGAGGCCGAAAGCCAGGTGGTCGGCAAGGTCAATGCGGCTGCCGCGCCGCTCGCCATGGAAGGCGGAGCCCCGGCGACGACGCTGTGGTGGGACGGCATCGTCATCGCCAGGAACATTCCCGACGAAGAAGCCGAGGCGGCCTTCCGCGTCGCCATGGAAGGGCTGGACACCGAAATGGTCCAGGCCAACAGCGACGATGCAATCTGGCTGATCTCCGGCTATGAGCCGAACCGGCTGGCACAGGGCGCGATCGCCACGGCCAGCGCCGATCCGGCACCGCAATCGTACCCCTCGACCAGCCAGATGGGCCTTATGCACACCGCCCTCGGCAACGAACTGCCCGCCTTCTTCACGGGTGAGCGGGACGCCGAGGCGACGCTTGCCGCAGTCGAGGAAGCCTACATCACGGCCGCCAAGGAAGCCGGCCTGATCGAATAA
- a CDS encoding ABC transporter ATP-binding protein, protein MAEIQLRNVSKRWGSFVGVDDFNLTIADQEFLVLLGPSGCGKTTTMRMIAGLEDVTEGTISIDGRVVNDLDPKDRDIAMVFQSYGLYPNMNVYENIRFPLKVRKVDQASHDERVKRAAAMVELEPFMHRKPAELSGGQRQRVALARAIVREPNVFLMDEPLSNLDAKLRVSTRAQIKNLSHELKVTTIYVTHDQIEAMTLADRVVVMKQGVVQQVGTPTEIYDRPANTFVAGFIGSPAMNLMEGVLEGGTFTGHNVSIAGLTGPDGPATLGFRAEDARVGEGQGEITAPIYTIELLGDATMIAVRAGGSMVSVKAGKEYRAEIDDTVSISVPPEICHLFDAKTGERIDAQ, encoded by the coding sequence ATGGCTGAGATCCAGCTTCGCAATGTGTCCAAGCGTTGGGGCAGTTTCGTCGGCGTCGACGACTTCAACCTGACGATCGCCGACCAGGAGTTTCTCGTCCTGCTCGGTCCCTCGGGCTGTGGCAAGACGACCACGATGCGCATGATCGCCGGCCTCGAGGATGTCACCGAGGGCACGATCTCGATCGATGGCAGGGTCGTCAACGATCTCGATCCCAAGGACCGCGACATCGCGATGGTGTTCCAGAGCTACGGGCTCTATCCGAACATGAACGTCTACGAGAACATCCGCTTTCCGCTGAAGGTGCGAAAAGTCGATCAGGCAAGTCATGACGAGCGCGTCAAGCGCGCCGCGGCGATGGTCGAACTCGAACCGTTCATGCACCGCAAGCCGGCCGAACTGTCCGGCGGCCAGCGCCAGCGCGTGGCGCTCGCCCGCGCCATCGTGCGCGAGCCGAACGTGTTCCTCATGGACGAGCCGCTGTCGAACCTCGACGCGAAGCTGCGCGTGTCCACGCGGGCTCAGATCAAGAACCTCAGCCACGAACTGAAGGTGACGACGATCTACGTCACGCACGACCAGATCGAGGCGATGACGCTCGCCGACCGCGTCGTCGTGATGAAGCAGGGCGTCGTGCAGCAGGTGGGAACGCCGACCGAGATCTACGACCGGCCGGCCAACACGTTCGTTGCCGGCTTCATCGGCTCGCCCGCGATGAACCTGATGGAAGGCGTGCTCGAGGGCGGTACGTTCACCGGCCACAACGTCTCCATCGCCGGTCTCACGGGACCCGATGGTCCGGCGACACTCGGCTTCCGTGCCGAGGATGCGCGCGTCGGCGAGGGACAGGGCGAGATCACGGCACCAATCTACACGATCGAACTGCTCGGCGATGCGACGATGATCGCCGTGCGCGCGGGCGGGTCCATGGTCTCGGTGAAGGCCGGCAAGGAGTATCGCGCCGAAATCGACGATACGGTCAGCATCTCGGTGCCGCCGGAGATCTGCCATTTGTTCGACGCCAAGACCGGTGAGCGCATCGACGCTCAATGA
- a CDS encoding ester cyclase: MSDWRTDTRTFLNALIRVPDLELEPFARTAIADDTIWDIAAPVGRLEGREAVLDGFVRPLRRALRRVYRRDEIFFGARNRREAGGDWVCAVTHYVGVFDRDLFGVLPAGRMAFARSGEFYRIANGMIVEAKIILDLIDLMRQAGRFPLPRMLGTEMLFPGPATHDGILPNDPARGEASLDIVEAMIGDLQEFDPETFHSESQTGTHGHWHEDMMWYGPGGIGSTFGWDGFVSHHRAAFLRAFPDRRGGNHFCRIGDGDFAAFSGWPSMTMTHRGDYLGVPATNRAMTLNVMDFYRIADAKIIENWVLLDYVSLFDQMGVDVIARSAAMESHFL, translated from the coding sequence ATGAGCGACTGGCGTACCGACACACGCACCTTCCTGAACGCCTTGATTCGCGTACCGGATCTCGAACTCGAGCCATTCGCGCGCACCGCCATCGCCGACGACACGATCTGGGACATCGCCGCCCCGGTCGGCCGGCTCGAGGGCCGCGAGGCGGTGCTCGACGGTTTCGTCCGCCCCCTGCGACGGGCACTGCGGCGGGTGTACCGGCGCGACGAGATATTCTTCGGCGCCCGCAACCGGCGCGAGGCCGGCGGCGACTGGGTCTGCGCGGTCACCCATTATGTGGGCGTTTTCGACCGCGACCTGTTCGGCGTCCTGCCGGCCGGCCGGATGGCTTTCGCGCGCTCGGGCGAGTTCTACCGGATCGCGAACGGGATGATCGTCGAAGCGAAGATCATTCTCGACCTGATCGACCTGATGCGGCAGGCGGGACGCTTTCCCCTGCCCCGCATGCTCGGCACGGAAATGCTGTTTCCCGGCCCGGCCACCCATGACGGCATCCTGCCGAACGATCCGGCGCGCGGCGAGGCGTCCCTCGACATCGTCGAGGCGATGATCGGCGACCTGCAGGAGTTCGATCCCGAGACCTTCCACTCGGAATCCCAGACCGGCACGCACGGTCACTGGCACGAGGACATGATGTGGTACGGCCCCGGCGGCATCGGCTCGACCTTCGGCTGGGACGGCTTTGTCAGCCATCACCGCGCCGCCTTCCTGCGTGCCTTTCCCGATCGCAGGGGCGGCAACCATTTCTGCCGCATCGGCGATGGAGATTTCGCCGCCTTTTCGGGTTGGCCATCGATGACGATGACCCACAGGGGCGACTATCTGGGCGTGCCGGCCACCAACCGGGCGATGACGCTGAACGTGATGGACTTCTACCGGATCGCCGACGCCAAGATCATCGAGAACTGGGTGCTGCTCGACTATGTGTCCCTGTTCGACCAGATGGGTGTCGACGTGATCGCCCGTTCGGCGGCCATGGAGAGCCATTTCCTCTGA
- a CDS encoding antibiotic biosynthesis monooxygenase family protein: MFVAMNRFRINEGQEEAFEEVWRNRQSRLADVPGFESFHLLRGAFDEESRTTLYASHTIWHSEAHFADWTRSEHFRAAHRNAGDNRGMYAGHPVFEGFTAVLSE, encoded by the coding sequence ATGTTCGTCGCCATGAACCGGTTCAGGATCAACGAGGGTCAGGAAGAGGCGTTCGAGGAGGTCTGGCGCAACCGGCAGTCGCGGCTTGCCGACGTGCCCGGCTTCGAGAGCTTCCACCTGCTCAGGGGCGCCTTTGACGAGGAGAGCCGCACGACCCTCTACGCGTCGCACACGATCTGGCACAGCGAGGCCCATTTTGCCGACTGGACGCGCTCGGAGCATTTCCGCGCCGCTCACAGGAACGCCGGCGACAACCGCGGCATGTATGCGGGCCATCCGGTCTTCGAAGGCTTCACCGCCGTTCTCAGCGAATAG
- a CDS encoding L,D-transpeptidase, with translation MKPAMPMLRLAAIAFVALHLLGAGIAAAASLTVTIDLSDQQMTVRSGDGVLHRWAVSTARSGYRTPVGTYRPIRLERMWYSRKYDMAPMPHSIFFHGGYAIHGTTEIGALGRPASHGCVRLHPDHARTLFDMVVAHGSAATSIVVRR, from the coding sequence ATGAAACCGGCAATGCCGATGCTGCGGCTGGCCGCGATCGCCTTCGTCGCCCTGCATCTGCTCGGGGCCGGCATTGCGGCCGCCGCCTCGCTGACGGTGACGATCGACCTCTCGGACCAGCAGATGACCGTGCGGTCCGGCGATGGCGTGCTGCATCGCTGGGCTGTGTCGACGGCGCGATCGGGCTACCGTACGCCGGTCGGAACCTACCGGCCCATCCGGCTCGAGCGCATGTGGTATTCGCGCAAGTACGACATGGCGCCCATGCCGCATTCGATCTTCTTTCACGGCGGCTATGCGATCCACGGGACCACCGAGATCGGCGCGCTCGGCCGGCCGGCTTCACATGGCTGCGTACGGCTGCACCCCGATCATGCCCGCACGCTCTTCGACATGGTCGTCGCGCACGGCAGCGCTGCGACGTCGATCGTCGTCCGCCGGTAG
- a CDS encoding EI24 domain-containing protein — MTITKGFATFLFLALFLAAPVRAETVTVGGDVFAAGADAVVDEAAGRDAFASGFSAALNGNVAGDGHAAGFDVDVGGTIGADLYAVGGFVSVAAPVGEDVTASGFSVRLRPGADVGGNARLTAGRIEVDAPVAGSLMAAGGRIRLNAPVSGDVRLTGGDIGFGGGARIDGELVYAAPEEIDIPEGVIGAERVRFIQLASDEGLREMREAFQEPGQLFWPSFFAMLWGFIVSLAFLTALGAILIAFAPRLVAEGYGKAHDRPGPSILLGFLALATLFGLVPVSAMTIIGIPLIPVVILFIVASWMLAYLLGTYSVALRLGSAFGFDAADNTRKLLALFVGLVVMAMLNFIPLLGWLINFIVVLLGLGAIALMIVDRFGGRGTAVAAAAPSEPGPASAGQQAGDGGTATSDDGDGKASS; from the coding sequence ATGACCATCACGAAGGGCTTTGCGACTTTCCTGTTCCTGGCGCTGTTTCTGGCCGCGCCGGTGCGCGCCGAGACGGTCACAGTCGGCGGCGACGTGTTCGCGGCGGGCGCCGATGCGGTCGTCGATGAAGCGGCAGGCCGCGACGCGTTCGCCAGCGGATTTTCGGCCGCGCTCAACGGCAATGTGGCCGGCGACGGCCATGCGGCGGGTTTCGACGTCGATGTAGGCGGGACGATCGGCGCCGACCTCTACGCCGTCGGCGGTTTCGTGTCGGTGGCGGCCCCGGTTGGCGAGGACGTTACCGCGTCCGGCTTTTCGGTGCGGCTGCGCCCCGGCGCCGATGTGGGCGGCAATGCGCGGCTGACCGCCGGCCGGATCGAGGTCGATGCGCCGGTCGCCGGAAGCCTGATGGCGGCGGGCGGCCGCATCCGGCTCAACGCGCCCGTCTCCGGCGATGTCCGGCTGACCGGTGGCGATATCGGCTTCGGCGGTGGCGCCCGGATCGACGGCGAACTGGTCTATGCCGCCCCCGAGGAAATCGACATCCCCGAGGGCGTCATCGGGGCCGAACGCGTGCGCTTCATCCAGCTCGCTTCCGACGAGGGTCTGCGCGAGATGCGCGAGGCATTCCAGGAGCCCGGTCAGCTCTTCTGGCCATCCTTCTTCGCGATGCTCTGGGGTTTCATCGTCTCGCTTGCGTTCCTGACCGCGCTCGGCGCGATCCTGATCGCCTTTGCGCCCCGTCTGGTCGCCGAAGGCTACGGCAAGGCACACGACCGGCCCGGACCGTCGATCCTGCTGGGCTTTCTGGCGCTGGCGACGCTGTTCGGCCTGGTGCCGGTGAGCGCCATGACGATCATCGGCATTCCGCTGATCCCGGTCGTGATCCTCTTCATCGTCGCAAGCTGGATGCTGGCCTACCTGCTCGGCACCTACAGCGTGGCGTTGCGGCTCGGCTCCGCATTCGGCTTCGACGCGGCCGACAACACGCGCAAGCTGCTCGCACTGTTCGTCGGGCTGGTCGTCATGGCGATGCTGAACTTCATTCCGCTCCTGGGCTGGCTGATCAACTTCATCGTCGTGCTGCTCGGCCTCGGGGCCATCGCGCTGATGATCGTCGACCGTTTCGGCGGACGCGGCACGGCAGTCGCTGCGGCGGCTCCCAGCGAACCGGGCCCTGCGTCGGCGGGTCAGCAGGCCGGCGACGGCGGAACGGCGACATCCGACGACGGCGATGGCAAGGCTTCGTCATGA